CTTCAGGTGTTTTGTGGGCAAATTCTGCATTGTTCAAACGTATCATTTGGTTTGACTGCAATAGGATAATTAACGTTTCACCGTTACAAACATAATCAACCAGTTTTTGCTCATCATATTTTTCAGTAGTGATTATTACCGATTCATCTTTAGCCAGTTGTTTTTTTGCAGCATAATCATTATTAATTTGTGTACCACTTATCTCTTTATTTTGTGCATCATCTTTATCAATTTCGTTATCTTCTGTATCACTTTGTTTCGGTTTGTCAGTATGTTGGTTCTTTTCCTGATCTGCTTGCGAGGAAGAACGATTCAACTGCTTCAGATTAATAAGGCTTTGTTCGACATCCTTTTTATTAACAAGTGATGAGTAATAACATAAAATGACGTTTTCTTCTTTACCAAGCTTAATTTCTTTTGCAACAAAGTCCGATGAATGGAGGAATTGCTTATTAAGTCGTTTAATTTCCTGCTTTATTTCCATTGTTTGTGTCAATACGACTCCCCCCTTTTTTGACAAGTATAGGATATTTTTAAAAGAGTTATTCATTTTTGTTTAAGGAGCAAAAACGGGGGAAAAATAAAGAAAGATTGGCTTCATTTGTGTATAAACATTTTAAAGCAGAGCAAATTGTAAAAATTGAATTACTTATTATACTTTTACAATTAATAAATGAAAAAAAGTGTTTATTTTTCAAATTCGGAAATGAATTCATCAGTTATTGAACGGGGGTTATAAAATGAAAAAAGTAGGCATTGTTTTTTGGAGCTCGTTTACGTTAGTAATGCTGGCTGTTCTAGTCGGGATAATTGCTCCACAGACATTAGAAAATGTCACCAAGAACATTCAAAATTTACTTACTTATAATTTTGGCTGGTATTATTTATTAGTCGTTGCAATCATTATTGCGTTTTGTGTTTTCCTTATATTGAGTCCTGTTGGAGCCATACGTCTTGGTAAGCCGACTGACCGGCCGGACTACAGCAATGCATCATGGTTTGCGATGCTATTTAGTGCGGGAATGGGAATTGGTTTAGTGTTCTGGGGGGCAGCGGAACCATTATCACATTTTGCTATTAGTTCCCCACAGGCTCCTGAAGGTTCCCAGCAAGCATTGAAAGATTCATTTCGATACACGTTCTTCCATTGGGGAATTTCCGCTTGGGCCATTTATGGTGTAGTCGCATTGGCACTCGCCTACTCCAATTTCCGTAAAGGGGCACCCGGTTTAATAAGTTCCACACTTTTTCCTCTTTTCGGTGAAAAAACAAAGGGTCCTATTGGATATATAATTGATATTATCGCGGTCTTCGCTACAGTAATCGGTGTTGCCACAACACTCGGTTTAGGTGCACAGCAAATTAATGGCGGTCTTTCCTATTTATTTGACCTTCCAATCAACTTTACTGTTCAATTAATCATCATTGTTATCGTTACGGTATTGTTTATCATTTCCGCTTCAACCGGTCTTGATAAAGGAATTCAACTGTTAAGTAATTGGAACCTCTATTTGGCAGCTGTCTTATTAATATTGACTTTATTTATTGGTCCTACTGTTGCCATTATGAACGACTTTACTTCAGGACTCGGCAGTTATTTACAAAACTTCGTACAAATGAGTTTACGTATGGAACCGGGTGATGCGGGCAGCCGTGATTGGATTAACAGCTGGACGATTTTCTATTGGGCATGGTGGATGTCCTGGTCTCCATTTGTCGGCATTTTCATTGCGCGTATTTCAAAAGGACGAACAATCCGTGAATTTTTAATGGGTGTTATTTTAGCACCAACACTTGTTAGTATTTTCTGGTTTGCTACGTTTGGTACGACGGCGATTGAAACATATTTGACAAAAGATAAAGGGCTTGTTGATTTACCGACAGAGCAGCTTTTATTCGGTGTATTTGATCAGATGCCGCTAGGCTTTATTTTATCGATTATCGCGCTCTTACTAGTAGCGATATTCTTCATTACTTCAGCCGATTCTGCTACATTCGTATTAGGGATGCAAACAACATTTGGCTCGATGAACCCATCATTTAAAATAAAATTGATTTGGGGAATATTACAGGCTGCGATTGCAGCAAGTTTATTATTCTCCGGTGGTTTGACCGCACTGCAGAATGCCGCGATAATTGTCGCCTTCCCATTCTCGTTTATCATTTTGCTGATGATACTTTCGCTCTACAAATCATTAATGGCTGAGAGGAAGAAATTAGGTCTCTACATCCGACCGAAAAAACAGCCACCTTCGAATGCTCACAAGAAAGAGAGCTGACATGCTCCCCAAAAAAAGCGTCGCAAATTTGCGACGCTTTTTTTCTGAAGAAATTTTTACTGCTATTTAAAGTTAAGCCGTAACAACTACCTTATTTTCCATGCATACTAACCTGTTCCCTATTGAACCCCACTGTAACATTTCGTCGCGGCTTTGCTGATTTGTACCATTGCCAGCAAAAAATAATAATGATCACAACTTCTATCCAGTCTCCTACATAGTACATGACCATACTTCCCATTTCCGCCTCTTGCTGTGATACTCCTGCAGGCGGATTCGCGTACATATACTTCGACAATATATCATGGCCGGCAATTGCAATGATTAAAACTGCCGCCCGGAATCGGTAGGAATATTGATGGTAGACCGGATCGAAATAAATAATGGAGATCGTGAATACATAGCCAGCAATAAAAAAATGCAAATGTACAAATAAAGCAAAAAACGCATTTTCATGCATGTAAACAAATAGATTCGTTGTATATAACAGCCAAAGTCCCCCCACATTTAAAACTGCAGCAGTGATCGGGTGCGAAACGAATTTTAGCAAGCGACTTTTTAAAATGGAAGTCAGCTTACGTGCTAATGTTGTATTTGCTGTTCTGAGCAGCAAAGTTATCGGCTTAGCAATTGCCAAAAAAATTGGTGCGACCATACTTAAAAATAAGTGGCTCACCATATGTGCTGTAAAGTTAGAATGGGCAATGTTTGCCAACGGACCGACAACTGCAGCAAGTGCAATAACCATACCAATTGTCCAGCAAATTGTACGGAAAATGGGCCATTTTTTATAGCGCTGATTCGTTATGAGGACAGCGGTTATATATGCTACTAATAAAAATATGAAAACGACCCCAAGCACTAATTGAAGGTTTATACCAGGTACTGAATGATTCATAGCATTATGTCCATGACTGTGCAGTAAGTATTGGCTATTCATTTGCATTCTTCTCTTTTAAAGTACTGTTTTTTGATGTGCGGAATATTAGATAAATACCGATTAGTAAAATAATCAAAGCACCGACATTCCACACAATATCGTACACAATGACATTGTCCACGTATCGAATTTGATGAATTCGCATCCATTTATGTTGAATGATGCCGTCATACAATTGGAATACACCAACCCCTAATAATACTCCGCCAAGCCATCGTTGAAAGATCAGACCATTTCTCCGACGCAGATCAGCAAATAAAAATAACCCTGCTATCGTAGCAAACCAGCTGAAGGCATGAAAAATACCATCGGAAATTAACCCGATATCCGTTGTCGATTTGTCGTAAAAATGATGCCATCTTAACAGCTGGTGAAAAACGGTTTCATCAATAAAGGCAATCAAACCGACGCCAAACAGGATTCCTGACCACATGTTACGGCGCGAAACTTCTATGTCGTTGTTATTTCTCATGTCAATTCAGAGCTCCTTTACGTGTAATTACTTACATCTAATCTCTC
This window of the Solibacillus isronensis genome carries:
- a CDS encoding glycine betaine uptake BCCT transporter, which gives rise to MKKVGIVFWSSFTLVMLAVLVGIIAPQTLENVTKNIQNLLTYNFGWYYLLVVAIIIAFCVFLILSPVGAIRLGKPTDRPDYSNASWFAMLFSAGMGIGLVFWGAAEPLSHFAISSPQAPEGSQQALKDSFRYTFFHWGISAWAIYGVVALALAYSNFRKGAPGLISSTLFPLFGEKTKGPIGYIIDIIAVFATVIGVATTLGLGAQQINGGLSYLFDLPINFTVQLIIIVIVTVLFIISASTGLDKGIQLLSNWNLYLAAVLLILTLFIGPTVAIMNDFTSGLGSYLQNFVQMSLRMEPGDAGSRDWINSWTIFYWAWWMSWSPFVGIFIARISKGRTIREFLMGVILAPTLVSIFWFATFGTTAIETYLTKDKGLVDLPTEQLLFGVFDQMPLGFILSIIALLLVAIFFITSADSATFVLGMQTTFGSMNPSFKIKLIWGILQAAIAASLLFSGGLTALQNAAIIVAFPFSFIILLMILSLYKSLMAERKKLGLYIRPKKQPPSNAHKKES
- a CDS encoding DUF2243 domain-containing protein — protein: MRNNNDIEVSRRNMWSGILFGVGLIAFIDETVFHQLLRWHHFYDKSTTDIGLISDGIFHAFSWFATIAGLFLFADLRRRNGLIFQRWLGGVLLGVGVFQLYDGIIQHKWMRIHQIRYVDNVIVYDIVWNVGALIILLIGIYLIFRTSKNSTLKEKNANE
- a CDS encoding cytochrome c oxidase assembly protein, whose product is MNSQYLLHSHGHNAMNHSVPGINLQLVLGVVFIFLLVAYITAVLITNQRYKKWPIFRTICWTIGMVIALAAVVGPLANIAHSNFTAHMVSHLFLSMVAPIFLAIAKPITLLLRTANTTLARKLTSILKSRLLKFVSHPITAAVLNVGGLWLLYTTNLFVYMHENAFFALFVHLHFFIAGYVFTISIIYFDPVYHQYSYRFRAAVLIIAIAGHDILSKYMYANPPAGVSQQEAEMGSMVMYYVGDWIEVVIIIIFCWQWYKSAKPRRNVTVGFNREQVSMHGK